The Triticum aestivum cultivar Chinese Spring chromosome 5A, IWGSC CS RefSeq v2.1, whole genome shotgun sequence genomic sequence GAGTATGAAGGTTCAGTTGGGTGGCTAGTCTGGCTCTTATCCTGCATCAAATCATCTTTTGTTTTCCACAAATATTGCGCTCGAAAATAAATTTATTTGGAATGCGTTGGCATCTTTCATCGGTTCAAGCTTTTCAAGATGCCAATTTAGGGGCAATTCAGCTAGATTCCGTGTGTTGTTTCGGTGTCATTGAGCGGATCAGTGTCCTCATTTCCGCAACTTATTGTGCTTATGACACCAGTTCTTGTCAGTTCATTCTGCAAGTAAAATAAAATTTCATGTAGTAGTGAATCAGAACGTATAAGTTACCATTGAGCGTTTGGGATGCCTGCATTTGGATTCACTTTTCTAAGAGGTTTAAATGCCTCAATGGATTGCCTGCCAATGAAACGGCGGTAATATGATGGTTATGCCATAGCAGTTCCCTATAGTCTCTGCTCTCTAGTCAATTTGCTGTAGTGTGGATAATTAGCAAATAGACTGAAAATCATCCTCTTATGAAGTGTGAGTCCTTTGGTCCGTGCCGTGCTTAATATTAACCTCACCTTGAAAAACTTTGCAGGTTAATGGGGAGGAACTTATCAGAGAGTTGGGTGGAAAGGAGTACACTGCTGTCCTCTTCTATGCATCATGGTGCCCTTTCTCTCATAGAATGAGACCAATCTTCGACGATCTTAGCTCAATGTATCCACATATTAAGCACTTGGCTGTAGAACAGTCCAACGTGATGCCAACGTAAGACCGTTATGCGTAGTGGTGTTCCTGTCATCCTTGCCCATTAATATGACCGACGGCCTTAACTAATACCTCCTTATGATTTGCAGAGTTTTATCAAGATATGGTGTCCGCAGCCTTCCTTCTATACTAATAGCACATGAGTCATATGCATTTTGGCCTCTTGTTGCCAAAGATCTCAACTCACTGGTCAACTTCTACTCTGCTGTTACTGGTAGGTTTCTCAATGCTCATTGTGCATTTACTGAGTTGTAACCCACCTGATATCCTTATGTGATTAGCAAATTATGGGTACAGTGGTACGCCACTGTTTTAGTATGAAATATTAATCATCTTACTGTCCAAACAGCCTGTGCTCTATTGGCACAACTGGAAAGACGGGAATAGTAGTTCTATGGATAAGATGGCAACAGTAATTCTCTGGAGGAGAAATGGCAATACAATTATATGTATGTTAAATATGCACAGATGTAATTGCCATTATTTTACTATAACCTAACCAGTAGATTGTTAGATTAGATACTGCACTAGCATTAGCTCGTCACACTTCGATAATGTTACTAAATTCATAGAAAAATAGGAAGTATGTGGTGGTACTCTTGTTCTGTCTTAACAGAGACTCTGTTCGATGCAGGACAAGAACCAGTTGCATATCTTGGTCCACGGAAGGGGAACACAACCGAAAGAAGCACACAGTATGCGAAGCTTTGGAGTGGTTCAGTCAGCGAATCAGTGAAGAGCGAGCCCTACCTAGCATTCAGCATCCTCTTTATTTGCCTGAGGATATTCTTGTTCTTCTTCCCAAAGTTCTTCGCCTGCATCAAAGGCTTGTGGGCCCAATACTTCCGGCATGCCAACTTTGGAGTCCTTGCCAAATTGACCCAGCTGCTCGAATGTGTGCCCCATGCCGTG encodes the following:
- the LOC123102620 gene encoding 5'-adenylylsulfate reductase-like 6; translated protein: MAGRLLAAPLLLLVLLQLPVPSQVHAYPLAAAHSGRCRRPEERPPPFLQGLRRTCRTATEGHPAEEVNGEELIRELGGKEYTAVLFYASWCPFSHRMRPIFDDLSSMYPHIKHLAVEQSNVMPTVLSRYGVRSLPSILIAHESYAFWPLVAKDLNSLVNFYSAVTGQEPVAYLGPRKGNTTERSTQYAKLWSGSVSESVKSEPYLAFSILFICLRIFLFFFPKFFACIKGLWAQYFRHANFGVLAKLTQLLECVPHAVDVRKMWSKWRLMVGAINMRVWASSLASVSLGGQSSPRAATLD